One Triticum dicoccoides isolate Atlit2015 ecotype Zavitan chromosome 5B, WEW_v2.0, whole genome shotgun sequence genomic window carries:
- the LOC119306690 gene encoding uncharacterized protein LOC119306690, whose product MVFTESDGWRKWWEKRRRDCSDCECSWTVAVVCLVVLAVLGGALALLILAFAVVKPPTATADDALLTRFDLAPAPNSTSTARPPLQLLSYNATVTVSLRNPNLHYGITFGAVAAAFSFNGTRFDESATVPTLALGARKETAVRLRVGGAGRALPKLPAAGAAEFAKQKDAGVFDVEVRLDTVMQYKGRKAKCPLGIVCPLRLQLVDPDVAATAFQKTKCTILRAKISGC is encoded by the coding sequence ATGGTCTTCACGGAGAGCGACGGGTGGCGCAAGTGGTGGgagaagcgccggcgggactgctccGACTGCGAGTGCAGCTGGACCGTGGCCGTCGTCTGCCTGGTCGTCCTGGCCGTGCTCGGGGGCGCGCTCGCCCTCCTCATCCTCGCCTTCGCCGTCGTCAAGCCGCCCACGGCCACCGCCGACGACGCCCTCCTCACGCGCTTCGACCTCGCCCCGGCCCCCAACTCCACGTCCACGGCGAGGCCGCCGCTCCAGCTCCTGTCCTACAACGCCACGGTCACCGTCTCCCTGCGCAACCCCAACCTGCACTACGGCATCACCTTCGGGGCCGTCGCCGCGGCCTTTTCCTTCAACGGCACCCGCTTCGACGAGTCCGCCACCGTGCCGACCCTCGCCCTCGGCGCCCGGAAGGAGACCGCGGTGCGTCTCAGGGTCGGCGGCGCCGGCCGCGCCCTGCCCAAGCTGCCGGCGGCCGGCGCGGCGGAGTTCGCCAAGCAGAAGGACGCCGGCGTGTTCGACGTGGAGGTGCGGCTGGACACGGTGATGCAGTACAAGGGCCGCAAGGCCAAGTGCCCCCTGGGGATCGTCTGCCCGCTCCGGCTGCAGCTCGTCGACCCGGACGTCGCCGCCACCGCCTTCCAGAAGACCAAGTGCACCATCCTCAGGGCCAAGATCTCCGGCTGCtag
- the LOC119312704 gene encoding uncharacterized protein LOC119312704 yields the protein MGSICEYEEWNWTKIAIWAAILLVLGGVLVVLILAFAVIKPPTAKAEDALLTRFDLAPSPNASNSTTAKSPLQLLSYNATATVSMRNPNLHYAISYSTLAVAFSFNGTRFDESGTVAALDLGARKETTLRLKVGGVDRALPKLPPAGAAEFARQKEAGRFEVEVRLDTVMQYKGRKTKCPLAVICPVSLQLVDPDVAATSFQKTKCTILRAKISGC from the coding sequence ATGGGCAGCATCTGCGAGTACGAAGAGTGGAACTGGACCAAGATTGCCATCTGGGCGGCGATCCTGCTCGTGCTCGGGGGCGtcctcgtcgtcctcatcctcgccTTCGCCGTCATCAAGCCGCCCACGGCCAAGGCCGAGGACGCCCTGCTCACGCGCTTCGACCTCGCCCCGTCCCCCAACGCCTCCAATTCCACCACCGCCAAGTCGCCGCTCCAGCTGCTGTCCTACAACGCGACGGCGACCGTGTCGATGCGCAACCCGAACCTGCACTACGCCATCAGCTACAGCACCCTGGCGGTGGCCTTCTCCTTCAACGGCACCCGCttcgacgagtccggcaccgtggcGGCGCTGGACCTCGGCGCCCGGAAGGAGACCACGCTGCGGCTCAAGGTGGGCGGCGTCGACCGGGCGCTGCCGAAGCTGCCGCCGGCCGGCGCGGCGGAGTTCGCCAGGCAGAAGGAGGCCGGCCGGTTCGAGGTGGAGGTGCGGCTGGACACGGTGATGCAGTATAAGGGGCGCAAGACCAAGTGCCCGCTGGCCGTCATCTGCCCGGTGAGCCTGCAGCTCGTCGACCCGGACGTCGCCGCCACCTCCTTCCAGAAGACCAAGTGCACCATCCTCCGGGCCAAGATCTCCGGATGCTAG